ACCGTCGCGGAGGCGACCGCCTATCGCGGCGACGGCTTCCTCTGGCTCCATTTCGACACGCTGGAGGAGGCCGACCTCGCCGCGCTGAAGGCACAGGGCATTCCCGACATCGCGGTCAATGCGCTGGTGGCGACCGAAACGCGGCCGCGCTGCGACCGGATGGACGGGGGCGCCCTGCTCAACATGCGCGGCCTCGCGGAGATTGAGATCGACGACAGCGACCGGCTGGTGTCGATCCGCATGTGGGTCCAGCAGGGCAAGGTCAACTCGGTCAGCCGCCGCCCGCTCGCCGCCACGCGCATTGTCCGTGACAGGATGGAGGCCGGCGAGATCACCGACCCCGGTGACCTCGTCGCCGCTTATGCGCGCGCCATCTCGAAGCAGCTCGATCCGGAAGTCGCGCAGCTCGGCGACGAGCTCGACGATTGCGAAACCGACCTCGAGCCGCGCCGCGTCTACAAGCTGCGCACTGCGATCGCCGGCATCCGCTCCGAAGCGATCGCCTATCGCCGCTTCGTCGCGCCCGACCGCGACGCGCTCGAGACCCTGTCGCAGATGGACTTCGCCTGGCTCGCCGAGGAGGACCGGCTCCACATCCGCGAGGCGGCCGACCGCTTCGCCCGCATGACCGAGGAACTGGAGGCGATCCGCGAACGCGCCGCCTTGCTCCACGAGCAGCTCACCGACCTGCGCGGCGAATTGATGGAGCAGCGCGCGCTTCTGCTCTCGATCG
This portion of the Sphingomonas sp. LY54 genome encodes:
- a CDS encoding zinc transporter ZntB gives rise to the protein MGCNALLFEGGAVRGLTVAEATAYRGDGFLWLHFDTLEEADLAALKAQGIPDIAVNALVATETRPRCDRMDGGALLNMRGLAEIEIDDSDRLVSIRMWVQQGKVNSVSRRPLAATRIVRDRMEAGEITDPGDLVAAYARAISKQLDPEVAQLGDELDDCETDLEPRRVYKLRTAIAGIRSEAIAYRRFVAPDRDALETLSQMDFAWLAEEDRLHIREAADRFARMTEELEAIRERAALLHEQLTDLRGELMEQRALLLSIVALIFLPLTFITGLLGMNVRGIPYSDDPWAFWGVVGFCFVIGLAVSAYFAGKHWLRR